The following proteins are co-located in the Silene latifolia isolate original U9 population chromosome 1, ASM4854445v1, whole genome shotgun sequence genome:
- the LOC141595137 gene encoding peroxidase 57-like, which yields MGFKNCNINIFSFFIFLTLPLTLALQVGFYGKTCPKAETIVQQVVQQRFAADNSVTPALLRMQFHDCFVRGCDASILIDSNSTNQAEKAAGPNGSVREFALIDQIKSKLEQSCPQTVSCADIIALATRDAVALSGGLRYNVPTGRRDGLVSRASDVNVPSPSFTVSQAQRAFSLKGLILNDMVALLGAHTVGVSHCSLFQNRLSNFQGTGAPDTTMDPSLLTKLKGICGSSSNTNPTAFLDQNTSFAFDNRYYNDIKSGKGILQIDQELALDPLSAKLVTNMAASTNAQFGQSFAKAIVKMGSIQVLEGSNGEIRTDCRVFNQKKTLDESSCDC from the exons ATGGGGTTCAAGAATTGCAATATCAatattttctccttcttcatcttCTTGACTTTGCCTCTTACTTTAGCTTTACAAGTTGGTTTCTATGGCAAAACTTGTCCCAAAGCCGAGACTATCGTCCAACAAGTCGTTCAGCAGCGATTCGCAGCTGATAATTCCGTAACTCCGGCGTTACTTCGGATGCAATTCCATGACTGTTTTGTTCGG GGTTGTGACGCGTCAATTTTGATCGACTCGAATTCTACCAACCAAGCAGAAAAAGCCGCCGGACCCAATGGATCCGTTAGAGAATTTGCTCTGATAGACCAAATAAAATCCAAACTCGAACAATCATGCCCTCAAACCGTCTCATGTGCGGACATCATAGCCCTTGCAACTCGGGACGCAGTAGCCTTATCAGGTGGTCTAAGGTATAACGTTCCAACGGGTAGACGAGACGGGCTCGTGTCGAGGGCTAGCGATGTTAACGTACCAAGCCCATCCTTCACTGTATCCCAAGCCCAACGCGCCTTTAGCCTAAAGGGTTTAATATTAAATGACATGGTCGCACTACTAGGGGCTCACACGGTTGGTGTTTCACATTGTAGCCTTTTTCAAAACCGGTTATCTAATTTCCAAGGAACCGGGGCTCCGGATACCACTATGGATCCGAGTTTACTCACTAAGCTTAAGGGAATTTGCGGGTCGAGTTCGAACACGAATCCAACTGCCTTTCTGGATCAAAACACATCGTTCGCTTTTGATAATAGATACTATAATGACATCAAAAGTGGTAAGGGGATTTTGCAAATTGATCAAGAGCTTGCACTTGACCCGCTTAGCGCGAAATTGGTTACGAATATGGCAGCAAGTACTAATGCTCAATTTGGACAAAGCTTTGCAAAGGCCATTGTTAAAATGGGAAGTATCCAAGTTCTTGAAGGTAGTAATGGAGAAATTAGAACAGATTGTAGAGTTTTCAACCAAAAGAAAACATTAGACGAATCGTCCTGTGATTGTTAA